Genomic segment of Dasypus novemcinctus isolate mDasNov1 chromosome 4, mDasNov1.1.hap2, whole genome shotgun sequence:
cctatctcaagagaaatgcaaattaaaactacacgtTTTCCCTCCATAAGATAGCAGAAAGTCTGAACTACTGCCAGCACACTCTGTTGGTGAGGCTTTGGGGAAATATGCACTCTCATACATTCCTGCTGAAAGGGCATAATTGCATATTGCCCGAGAATGGCAATTAAGCAACATCACAGTAAGAACCACCAGTGTATCAGCAGACTTCCCTGTGAGTTCACAGCATTCTTCCTGACATGGGAACtatatccaatttttttttaatatttatttattattattattttttaattacattaaaaaaaatatatgaggtcccattcaaccccaccgcccccgccccccactccccccacagcaacactctctcccatcatcgtgatacatccattgcacctggtaagttcatctctgagcatcactgcaccccatagtcaatggtccacatcatagcccagactctctcacgttccatacagtgggtcctggggggatctacagtgtcccgtaattgtccgtgaagcactatccaggacaactccatgtcccgaaaacgcctccacatctcatctcttcctcccgttccccacacccagcagcccccatggctaccgttcccacacccatttcacatttcctctgtggacattggattggttgtgtccattgcacacctatgtcaagtgagggcttagattccacatgggtactggatgcactcttcccacttctagttgtagacactctaggctccatgttgtggtggttgaccttcttcaactccatgttagctgagtggagtaagtccaataagttaaagtgtaggagctgaagtatATCCAATTTGACCTTGTCACTCCACTCTAAAAAAAAgtgttctcagaaataaatcctaaTTTAAAAGGATATATGTAGGAGGATGCTTGTTGCAGCATTGTAATTGCAAAACTGCAAGAAATCTGAATGTCAATAAGGAAATGGTTGGGTAAATAATGGTATATTTATACTATGGATTGATTGAAAATAGCTAAGTTTGCATTCcatcaaatattaaataaaaaaagtaaactgCAGACAAAACATTACAATAACATTAGTTAATAGGTACATAGGGTTTACAATGTGTCAGACACATTTTAAGGGCTTTTCAcacatctcatttaattctcccaacaaccttatgaggtaaagtactattattacccccatttcaaaaatgagaaagtcAAGGCAGAGAGATTGAATAACCTGCCCAAGGTTACACTATTGGTAAATGACTAGAACCTGGAATTGAGtccaggcagtctgactccagagtagCAGCATATAATCACAAAATAGCTGTCTCTAAACCTAATTCTTCAGACCTACTCAACTTTATGGTGCTTTTGGATCCTCCAGTCTGTATAAGACAGAGTAGGATTTCAGTAAATGTTGATAtcaatgagaaataaatgaaatcataaaacaGTAATTGCTATCCCAACATAACTTGGCTGAAAGATTGTAAAGCTACAAAGTCATACAAATTGGATTCCATACCACCTCTTCCACTTACTAGCTGGGTGAATTTCTTCACACCTCTGAGAGCTttagagatgtttcttgaacgaATGAATAAAGGATCTTGCAGAGATGTGTATcaaattaagtgaaataatactTGTCTAGTATCTGACCCACAATAAGCGCTCAATAAATGGAATTACTACTCTCTCTACTATAtcacaatttttatttatgtatactATGAGTTCCTTGAGAATAagagaattcttttttaaagatttatttatttacttattttctccccttcccctcctcccgcctgCTGATTTTGTTGTCTGcgttgtcttcttattttctcttctctaggattcaccaggattcaatcctggagacctctgatagggaaagaggttccctgtcaattgtgccaccttagttttgggtttttcttgcacttcaccttgactctccccttatctctcttttgatgcatcatcttgcgtGGGGCACTGCTCACCACGAGgccacttgcatgggcacttgcacaggcactggctggcCACGAAGGCAAGCTTTagcttctttttcaccaggaggcccagggatcaaacccaggtcctcccatatggtacgcagaagctctattacttgaaccacatctgcttcccagaataaGAAAATTCTGATTCGAACTCTGAATTCCCCAAGGTGCCAGGTCCTGAGTTATAACTTTATTAGGTGACTAGAATAAATAGGTATAACTACCATTTCTAACATGTTCAGGGCCGGGAAACTGCTAGAGATTACATATCCCGGATGCATTTGGCCCCTTAGAGGCATGTACAAATTCCACCAGTTCGCAAGAAAATCGGATGGTTCACCTACAAACCCAAGTCTTCCGTCCCTGCAAACCAAGGCTGAGGTCAATGGAACCCGCCCACGCCTCACGCCTCACGCCTCCCCACAGTGGCCTCTGACACGCCTGGGCAAAGGGAAGACGCATGCGCAGTCGGCTCCTCTCGGTTCCTCCCTTCCCTAATCCTTCGCGTTTCAAGCGTTAGGTCATTTTTGTCCCCTACTGCGTGCGGTGGCAGTTTCCGTGCGGAAGTGGTGGCTGTGGGAGAAAAAGATGGCGGCCACTGTGGTGTTGCCGGCTGGTGCAGTGGCAGGTCGGGCCAACAAGCGCGGCGTCAGCGGTGGTGGAGGAGCCAGAGGTGCGGAGGAGGAACCCCCGCCGCCCCTTCAAGCAGTTTTAGTGGCCGACGGCTTCAACCGCCGCTTCTTCCCCATCTCCAAGGACCAGCCTCGGGTGAGGGCCGCGCACGAGAGCAGTCAGAGGTCCAGGAGGTGGCGGGACTGGACCAAGTGGCCCTTTCGGCTGCCTAGTGAGGCGTGCTCTGAAAAGGCTTTTTGTCTCTCGTTTCCCCTGAAATCCGTTTTATCTGATTAGGAGGAAGGCGGAGGGACTTTGTAAAGCCCTGATGACTGCCTGACCAAGTTGAGTGGTTGGCAGATTTGGGAACTCGTAGGTTTGGGAGCCCACCTCAGATTTGGGAGGAAAAAAGAGGGCTGAATGTAGAAGCAGTGCTTGAGAGAAGCCATTACACGGGGATTCAATCGCCTAAGAGGAGACTGCGCTGCTTTCTTTACCTTTGTAGAGGAAATAGATGCTTAGGTGAAAGAAGATCACCTCCTTTTACCTCTTGGGGAGAAGTCATATGCATAAAATGGAGTGGGGTGTTATGATCTGATAGTAAGGCTGTTTTGGATCTCGTGCTATATGTACTTTACCTCCTAACAGGTTTTAATGACAGGCAGTGCCATCTGTTGAAAGAAGACCGGAATAAGCCAGCAGCCCCTTTATTGTCTAAACAATGGTGAATTTGGACTAAGCTAGTTCTGGGCATTGCTGGGTCACTCAGCAGTTCAGTCCAGTGGGAGGGGGAACTGCACTGGGTTTAAACTGCATTGGGAAAAAAATCCTCCCTAAACCCTtcttctcaccccaccccctaAATAAAAGGCCTCATGGGTGTTTATTTTTGACAAGTGATTTTTTGTGGCTAACCCCTGACTCTTAGAAAGGGGATCAAGGAAGGAAATTTTATGGAAAAGAAGGTCTTATCAGTGCTTCAGTTTCTGCAGTTATGATTGATTTCCTGTGTTGTTTTTTGCCAGTGATGGTCTGTTATTCTACAGCAGCTCTGTGTCTGACTAGGCAAGTAGATTTTGTGTTTTCCATGTCCGAATTGTAACTGCTTAGAGCACAATCAGGCAGGACCTGATTACTTTTGAGTTTGAAAGATAAAGCAAAACTGTGTTTGATAGAGGAATGAAAATTGTGATTGCATTGGGGGAAAGACCTCAAACTTTTGTTCATCTCCTAACCTCCAGGTCCTCTTGCCACTGGCAAATGTGGCACTAATTGACTACACTCTGGAATTCCTGACTGCCACAGGTGTACAGGAAAcctttgtcttttgttgctggaAGGCTGCTCAAATCAAGGAACATTTACTGTAAGGCAACTTTTCTTTCTGGTTTCACcatctttttccagttttcttaGAAAGGATGTAattaaggggaaattttaaggggaaaaaatgtctatttagatCCCAATGAAGGTCTAAAGGCATTTTCTTCACTTATCAGGAGGTGAGCAACTGAAGCCCTGTATCTTTCTGTCCTCGAGTTCCTGTGAGAAACATTAAAGAATACCACCTGTGTTTTTTCTGAGTCTCAAAAATTTTACTCCCAagggttttgcttttttatttaatggCTCCAATATGGCAGTTAAAAGAGTAACATCTTTGTTTTTCCACTGAACTTCTAAATAGTGTTTTTTTCTGCTCATCGAGAGCAAGGATGAGCTCTTCATCTTCGTGTTCCCAGTGCCTAACTTAGAGCCAGGCTCATAGTaagcatttaacaaatggtgaaaTCTTCTTGAAAAAGAGTAAATCTCAGGATTTATGGAAGTTTAGGAAATAAAGGCTAGGATATTAGCATGGTCTTCATCACAGTTCCTAAATTTATTATGGACTTTCAAAGGGGAAATGTGGCATGAAAATTCTCTTTCCAGAATTTCAAATTCAGGTCGATGCTTGGGGACAGGAATCAGGGTATAGAGAGGAAATGACTTTGTCTCTAACACATAAAACAAGACTGATGATACAGGGAACTGAAAGTATTAATTACAGTTCATAAATCTCTTTGAAGTTGAGGACGCTGGCAGGAGCCCAGAAAAGCCATAAAGAAGGTGTGTGAATGCTGAATGGGGGCAAATAAATAGGAAAGGACCACATGATCTTTATGCTTGATTTACTCGTTCCCCTCACTCCCTTCCCTTAGGAAATCCAAGTGGTGCCGCCCTACATCTCTCAATGTGGTTCGAATAATTACATCAGAGCTATATCGATCACTGGGGGATGTCCTCCGTGATGTTGATGCCAAGGCCTTGGTGCGCTCTGACTTCCTTCTGGTGTATGGGGATGTCGTCTCAAACATCAATATTACCAGAGCCCTGGAAGAACACAGGTCAGGATGGGAAAATGATAGCAACTAGAGTTAGAAACGAGCAGAGCCCTAAGACTACTTTTTTGCAGCTCTCTCTCCTGTCCATTATAGGTTGAGGCGGaagctagaaaaaaatgtatctgTGATGACAATGATCTTCAAGGAGTCTTCCCCCAGCCACCCAACTCGTTGCCATGAGGACAATGTGGTAGTGGCTATGGATAGTGCCACAAACCGGGTTCTCCATTTCCAGAAGACCCATGGCCTCCGGCGTTTTTCTTTTCCCCTGGTATGTGGATATTTGGGATCTTTGAGTTGAGAAAGTGGCAAGCTTTGGCAGGAGAGACTGGTTAAAGTCCTTGCAACTTCTCCCCACAGAACTTGTTCCAGGGCAGTGGAGATGGGGTGGAAATTCGCTATGATTTACTGGATTGTCATATCAGCATCTGCTCCCCTCAGGTGAGCTCTTCAGGGCCAAAACTGCATGTCCAAAGGGTAGATCTCCAAGAGCGCTGTATTAGCCCCTGAGGAGGCCAGGGTAtatttcttctccctctttttttaatctgttctaAAGCAAAAAGGTGCTGTCATCTTGTTTTCCAGTATTCCATTAAGAGCTTTATGGGGATTGTGGTCTTTGTCCAGGGGTGTAGGGTCTGATAGGTCTCTGGGGACTTTCCTTTGCTTCTGGAGAATTGCACTTAACCTTGGTCCCACCCCTCTTCCCCTGACAGGTGGCGCAACTCTTTACAGACAATTTTGACTACCAAACTCGAGATGACTTTGTACGAGGCCTGTTAGTGAATGAGGAGGTAAGAAAAGACTTCCAAAGCCTCTTCAGGAGAGTTTGAGAGGGCTGTGAGTTTGTCTCATGCTAGTAACTTTTAGCGCCCTTTTGTGTTTTATTGCATCttaggagggaggaaaagaatcCAGGGGGAGGAAGCATTACACAGAGAAAAGTATCAGACCACCTAGCTGTGACAGCAAAAGGCAGAGAGGAACTTTAGAGGGTTATAAAGGTATCGTACCTGGGGTGTTCCTCCTACCTTACTTAGATGAGCTCCCTTTCCTTCTTACCCAGATCCTAGGGAACCAGATCCACATGCACATAACAGCTAGGGAATATGGTGCCCGAGTCTCCAACCTACGTATGTATGCGGCTGTCTGCGCTGACATCATCCGCCGATGGGTCTACCCTCTCACTCCTGAGGCGAACTTCACTGACAACACCACTCAGAGCTGCACTCATTCCCGGCACAACATTTACCGAGGGCCTGAGGTCAGCCTAGGCCATGGCAGCATCCTGGAGGAAAATGTGCTCCTAGGCGCTGGCACTGTCGTTGGCAGCAATTGCTTCATCACCAACAGTGTCATTGGCCCTGGCTGCCACATTGGTGAGCACAAGTAGGATAACCAAGCTGCTGTCCTAGGAGCAGAAACCTGGCGGGCCCTGTGTCTTCAGAAGCATGGATGTGTACACAAGGAATAGTCCCTAGGAATAAGTAACTAGAATGGCTACCTTAAGAAAGGAGAGATCAGTGATCCCCTGATTTGTGGTTGGAGAGCCTTTTATTGGTCCCCAGTATGCTGTATTCATGTTCAGGACAAAGTAGATAATTAACATACAATGATAATATCTGTTGAGTGTATTGCAGTTTACAAAggacttttacatacattatttcatttaatcaatACAAAAACTATGTGAGGTTGTTATTTATCCccaattttcagataaacaaacaGGCTCAAATAGGTTGTTTGCCAAAGGTCATGGCTAATAAGAGGCAGTGCAGGGGCTTAGCTGAGTATAATGATTTTGAGTCCAGCATTTTTTTCACTCTACCATAACTGCCTGGATAGCCACTTGGTAACTTACTTTGTTTTTAGGAATATAATGTTTCTGATGGTACTGCCCCTTTAAAGAGCAACAATAAGCTTCTAATTCGAAAATATACAGGAAGAGGAGGAATAATTTGGTTCTACTTATAGACATGGATATGATTCTCAGAGTTCCTGAGTTTAGGGAATCCCCAGCAATCTTGTAGGTTCTCAGGTTCTTAAGCCCTGTATAGTCTGCAGTTGTTATGAATCTGGTGGAGGATGGACAGGCTAAGCAATGATCTATTCTCAGGCTTGGGCTTTGGAAGAGGGTCTTTTTGGTGAATTGGGGGATGGGTCTTACAGCTAGGTGGGAGCTGGGCTGGTGTCATTCGGCCCTGTCCTCCATGAAGAGCTCTAGTCAGGAGTTGGATCCCTGAGTGACCATGAGTCCTTCCCATCCTGAGCTAGGTGATAACGTGGTGCTGGACCAGGCTTACTTGTGGCAGGGTGTCCGAGTGGCAGATCGAGCACAGATCCATCAGTCTCTGCTTTGTGACAATGCTGAGGTCAAGGAACGAGTTACACTGAAGCCACGCTGTGTCCTCACTTCCCAGGTGAGATCTACTCCATACTGTTCACAGGCCCTAAATTGAGTGTGGTCATGCTGATCTAGATGGGGACCTTGTTTCCAGCTATAATCCATCCTGCTATGAGAGTCTAAATCCATTGGGTTCATTTACCTACTACTTGACTTAGTGAAAAAAGTCTCTCCCATTTTCAGGATATTCTTTTCCCCAACAAGCTAATGGGTCTAATGCCACCCACTGCTTTTTTCTCCTATAGGTGGTACTGGGTCCAGACATCGTCCTGCCTGAGGGCTCGGTCATCTCTTTGCACCCTCCAGACGCAGAGGAAGATGAGGATGATGGTCAGTTCAGTGATGATTCTGGGGCCAaccaagaaaaggagaaagtgaaGCTGAAAGGTGTGAGGCTTAACAGGTGTGGGGCATCTGTGAATCTCTCtgccccattaaaaaaaaatcagtatttcctcctggagggatgggtgCTTCTGCTGGGCCATCCCTAAAGATCAGTGCCTTTTCAAGGTTACAATCCAGCAGAAGTTGGAGTTGCAGGCCAGGGCTACCTCTGGAAACCTGCAGGTACGAAtatggaggaagaagaagaacTACGACAGAATCTGTGGGGTGAGCTACGTCTTAGTTCTGTTATTCTCATTCTACTGAATCTGAATATTTTAAAGGATAACTGATAACTCAGAATTAGATTACTTGTTCATTCTGTTATGCATGCAGACAGGGCATATATATTGCTCTCTGTCAGTGGTTCCtaccttatttttcttctttctcacccTTTACGAGTTCTCAGGACTCACAGTCAACATGGAAGAAGAGAGTGAAACTGAAAGTGAGCAAAGTATGAATTCTGAGGAGCTAGACAGCTGGGCATGCTCACCACAGATGGATGACATCAAAGGTAAGTGGCCAGGGGAGACTTTTCATGGTAcaaagtaggaaaacctccagtcTATTATTGTCTGAGTCATCTAGCCAAAGACTTGTGTTCCTTCTACAAAGGGGTGGTGTGAAGTCAGGGCTGAGTGACTTAAAGCATTCTGGAGTGATGGTGGCCCTTGAACTTAttcttgctttggatttagtgTTCCAGAATGAAGTCCTAGGAACACTGCAGCGGGGTAAAGAGGAGAACATTTCTTGTGACAATCTAGTCCTGGAAATCAACTCTCTGAAGTAAGAGCAGCCCCTCCCTGTTTCCTTCTTCTAGGGTAGCCCAAGCAGGGGGAGATTCTCTCCTATGTATTTCTTCCCCAAATAGGAATCTATTCCCTCCACATCCCAGGTGGTCAAGGCCAGTAGCATATGGAGGAAGGAAGTCATTAGATTCTAGTCTCAGCAACACCCTTCACATCCATATTGTTCCATCTGACTTCCTCTCCTCCAGTGTCCTGCCAAAGTCATAGTCCTACAGCATGCTGAAATGGTCACTGAGGGCCCTGGTGTCACCCTAATCTTCTCACAGGTATGCCTACAACATAAGCCTAAAGGAGGTGATGCAGGTGCTGAGCCATGTGGTCCTGGAGTTTCCCCTGCAGCAAATGGACTCCCCACTCGACTGTAACCGCTACTGTGTCCTGCTGCTTCCTGTGAGCAAATACTGGGGCTGGGTACAAAGGATTGGGTGGAGGCAGATACACATCCTTGCTGTGCTTGACTTTAAGGGAAATCAGTAGTAGAAGGTCATGTTATGAGATATGTCACTTCTGGTTCCTTTCTCCTTAtctctggaagctgattaggttCTAGAGCAGCCTTCTCTGCTCAGGTTGGGTTCCATACTGAGTGGCCTTTGAGACCCTGGGATTCAGACTGTACTAGGTCCCCAAATGTATACCCAGAATAGACCTGGACTTTCAGAATCTCTGATTGAAAATGATTTGACCCAGAACAAGAATAGATATGTTGAGGCAGCACACAGTATCTGATCCGCTTTCACCTTACCTTCCCCgggaattcttttctttctccttaacCCTGACTGTCAACAACTTTTAAGTCCTTCTGACATGATTCCACAGGGTCTGTCTCATCTTCCCCTTATCTTCCCATGTTTATGAAGACCCATGTAATCAGTATTGATTTTGTTTGCTGTCCAGGTGTAGGTGTCTGCTCAGGAAtatatttttcctcctttattcCATAGCTGCTCAAGGCCTGGAGCCCTGTTTTTAGGAACTACATAAAGCGTGCTGCCGACCATTTGGAAACCTTGGCAGCCATTGAGGACTTCTTCCTGGAGCATGAAGTTCTTTGTACTTCCATGGCCAAGGTGAATGCCACCTCAAGCCCCATAGTCCTGTTTTTGCTCTGAAACAGGCACAGGCAACTCCAATGGAGGAAAAAAACTGAAGCTAACAAGAACCCAGTATGGAGTTTGGTTAACAGCAACATAGACCATTAGTGTCATGTTTATTGCTGGGAAATGCAGCTTGGAGCCAGACAAGTTAGGCATCTGTTTGGGAGTTGGCCTGGGAATGATGCATAGCAATACTCACCAAGAGTTCTAGAAATTATACCTGCCTCAGTACCAGAGTGAAGAGCCCACTCTTGTCCATTTAGAGGATACTGCCGGATGTGTGAAAGGAAGCTGAGGGCCTGGTGAAGAGAAGTGCTCAGGTCTTGACTCCTCTTCCTGTGTCCTCAGTTATATCTTTCTGGGCTCTGCAAGGCCCCTGAGATCCCCTTTGCTGGCCTTCTGTAGGTGTTGATGGCTTTCTACCAGCTGGAGATCCTGGCTGAGGAAACAATCCTGAGCTGGTTCAACCAAAGGGATACAACTGACAAGGGCCAGCAATTGCGTAAGAATCAAGGGGTGAGTCGGTCAACCTCCTCTCATCGAAGTGATTGTCTGGTTCCCTGGCTCTTGGCCCTAGGCTCCTGGGTGGTTGGTCCCTGGGACACTAGTTTTTATCTTCTAAAGGGAGCAGGAGGGTTATGGGACCATCCCCAGTCACTCTCCACTCTGCTTCCTTATAGCTGCAGAGGTTCATCCAGTGgctaaaagaggcagaagaggagTCCTCTGAAGATGACTGAAGTCACACTGCCatgctcctgtgggtgtgattgCCCTCCTGGCCCCTGGGCAAGGCAAGTGAGAAGCTACTTGGAGAAGGATGAGTGACCACCATCC
This window contains:
- the EIF2B5 gene encoding translation initiation factor eIF2B subunit epsilon, giving the protein MAATVVLPAGAVAGRANKRGVSGGGGARGAEEEPPPPLQAVLVADGFNRRFFPISKDQPRVLLPLANVALIDYTLEFLTATGVQETFVFCCWKAAQIKEHLLKSKWCRPTSLNVVRIITSELYRSLGDVLRDVDAKALVRSDFLLVYGDVVSNINITRALEEHRLRRKLEKNVSVMTMIFKESSPSHPTRCHEDNVVVAMDSATNRVLHFQKTHGLRRFSFPLNLFQGSGDGVEIRYDLLDCHISICSPQVAQLFTDNFDYQTRDDFVRGLLVNEEILGNQIHMHITAREYGARVSNLRMYAAVCADIIRRWVYPLTPEANFTDNTTQSCTHSRHNIYRGPEVSLGHGSILEENVLLGAGTVVGSNCFITNSVIGPGCHIGDNVVLDQAYLWQGVRVADRAQIHQSLLCDNAEVKERVTLKPRCVLTSQVVLGPDIVLPEGSVISLHPPDAEEDEDDGQFSDDSGANQEKEKVKLKGYNPAEVGVAGQGYLWKPAGTNMEEEEELRQNLWGLTVNMEEESETESEQSMNSEELDSWACSPQMDDIKVFQNEVLGTLQRGKEENISCDNLVLEINSLKYAYNISLKEVMQVLSHVVLEFPLQQMDSPLDCNRYCVLLLPLLKAWSPVFRNYIKRAADHLETLAAIEDFFLEHEVLCTSMAKVLMAFYQLEILAEETILSWFNQRDTTDKGQQLRKNQGLQRFIQWLKEAEEESSEDD